Part of the Trichoderma asperellum chromosome 1, complete sequence genome is shown below.
ACAACCTTTTCTTTGGATTCTATTGAGAAGTGGAATGTAATTAAAAGGGTCTTGGGCTTGATCAATCACTTTAATTTCTAGACTTCATCCAAAAAATTCTTGTAACTGAGCATGAATGCCTTTCATTTTACACTAACATGCCTACTCTCCGACAACCATAATGTTCCTCCCAGACATTACTCTGGCTCTTGAACAGTGGCTATGATCCTTTTAACCCTTGTTTACTTGCTTGTTCTATTCTTCAATGGATGTCAGCTTTTGAATCAGCAAAGTAACTTGGAGGAATTACCTTTAATTttgtcctttcttcttctgtctgGCACTGGGTGGAATGGGCAATTTGTGGCCAACGGCTGGTCCGATAAATGGCGATCCTTCTGCCGAAATACCCCAAGTCTGAGTAATCGTGGTGCTGTCTGACACAGGCAATTCGCCATAGACAGTGTTAGCCGTCTCGCCAGTACCATCCTGGAACGCGGTATAACTCGGCTCGGTGGTCAGAACAGTCAGAGGTTGAGCGGCAGTGTAGACGATGGTACCCGAGCCAGAGCTGAAGACGCCGTCGTTTCCATCGTAGTCGCCGACGATGTTGAGCGTTAATGCGGAAATCGGGGATTCATATGCGGAAGTGATCCTGTCATTGGTACCGTAGACATCAAGGTCGGTCAAAGTTACGGATGTAGAAACAGCCTGGCCACCTGGAGGTGTATAAACATAAGTAACACCGGTGATGACATTCTTAGAGTTGAAGGTAGGAACAATATTGATACTGGCACCGGCAGGAATCTGATTAGCCTTGGGGAGGGTAGTAATTGTGGATTCGTCATTGATAATTTGGGCATATGTGCCGTCAGGCACTGTTCCCTCCCAGTTGTCAATGATGCCATAAAGGGTCCGGTCACCGGGCTGCGAGAAGACTACATATTGTTGCCAGTTGGGGGTGGTGCTTGGGGCACCTGAAAGCTCCTCTACCAACATATATGAGTTAGCATTTTCCTATGCATAGAAGTTCCAGGGGCGTGTAGATTGACATGGAGTATATAAGTAGAAACGAAAGGATATGGGGGAGTCTAAATGGTGCTTACGGGCATAACCGTTGAGTTGAAAGCCAAAACCGTTTGAGGTAGAGATGAGTGGCTCGGCGAAAGTTATCTCAACGTTGAGGCCAGTAATAGCATTTCCTCCATCCGCAAGGAAGTAGTTGAAATTGCTGCCTAAGCCTTGTGAGGGAGGTGCCACAGACATTGTTGTATTCTATTTAAGATGTGTTAGTGATATTTCTATCTACTGCCAATGGTCCCCTTGGGCCAAGCATGAATTTAAGTTGAATGTGAATCAACTATAAGGTGCACACCTAAATGTGGATTTTCCTCTGAAGTTTGTGATAGGACGGAATCGTTGAAACTCGATGGTTTAGACACAGGCAAACtaaattgaaaaaaagagtccTTTGCTCAAGCTTGTTCGAGTGAAGGAATTGCAAGAGGATAATGGATAGGAAAGCTTTGAACAAACGTCTACATTGCACCTTTTATGCCATTCGTAGTATCTGTCTCATCCTCATAACTACCTTTGAAGCCTAAATCACGTACCAAGTCTAAGTGCAGCGAGTTGCCTATTTCGGAAGTCTTATCACAATACCATCGTAATCCAAACAAATCTCGATTACTACGTTCCTAATTGAGATACCACTCCCGTTCTCCAGCCACATGAGTAGCGCTCGGCTTTAAAACCTCCCCTCGATGGCTTGCGATCGGTGCTGTACGGGAAGTTGATTGCCTGGTTGATTCGTGATCAGGTATCGCTGGAGTCATGGTATATCACCTCGCCCGACGCTAGTAATAAACATCCCCTGTATGGTTAGCACAATCAGTATATTTAGGCTGCGACATAGGTATCTCAACAGCTACAATATGGTGTGTTTCCAACTGTAAATGGCTTGTCATTACGGGTTCGTAGAGAGCTAGAGACTATGACCAAACCACCTTTGAGCTttagtggtggtggcaagaAGGGTCTGATTCAGAAAGATATTGGACTTGGAAGTCAACAGAAAAGATCATAATTTCACGAGGCACGGGCCAACAAAGCAGACCCAAATGCTGCACTAGCTCAAATCAAGCTTTGATAGAAAATATTAGGCTTGCAATATTCCTGTGGCTGGCTAAGACTTTCTATGACATGATCAAACTATGTAGAACAGAGATTAGATTGTTTCAAGTTGCGGCATTACCATCTGGGGGATGCGGTGCTGATGACAATGCTGATGGTAATGCCGTGATTCTAACTAAAATTCTCTCATTAAAATTGTACTATCAGCAAAATGAAGCCTTGATGGCACAATATGCATTTGCTTTCGTGTCAAAAGTTCTTTCTGGGACCTCGTGTAGCATAtgcagagaagaggagaattgCCCGGCGTCATCGTCGGAGCAAAGGTCGTAATGAGCTAGATGAAATACTCTGCGGCTACCAATATGAGTGAACTAGACTCTTTCCGACGGCTATGAGTGAATCACGAACTTTTGAAGCAGAAGTGCCATTTTTCAAACCAGATGCAAGCTCTTTGATATGCATCTTTAATGGGAAAGTGCATACCTAGATGGGCCCCAGAAGCTGTCTTAATGCGAGATTCGGGAATCCGCCGTGTGGCGCAGTATTCATGTGCTAGCTACTCAATGCTCGACCCCACTAACATCACCACTCGTTTGTTGTGGGGGCTCTCGGTATCTTCGGTCCTCCTTCCGTAAGCTCGAGATTGGttatgagagagagacatcGGCTTTGCTCCGTGACAGGCGCGGGCTTCTCTCATTCATTTCACCCGCCTACGCACAGTTTGATGCTGTTCGGGGCAATATCTTGGCCCTGAAATGGATCGACAGCGCAATGATACTGGATGGACCCCGCCTCGCAGAGACGGCACTAGTCCATCCCTTCCTTCAACAGTCGACGGTAGCAGGAATAGGAACCTTGGATCAGACCGTCGGCGACGCGCCGCCATAGCATGCCGTGTTTGCCGGGCTCGCAAGGTCAAGTGTTCCAATGAGAAGCCTTCCTGTGCGGGATGCGTTAGGCTCGGCTGCGAATGCGTGTATCCCAAGCCCCCGAGAAACGGGCTACAGCCGTACGTATCGTGCTTTACTACCTACCATCTATGCATTAGTCCGGACGCTGAATGACAGCCCTCCAGTTCCAACGAAAGCAACTCTGAAGTTATCGGCCTTCTCCATGATATCCTCCAGAGGTTACCGCCGGCACAAAAGCATGAGAGAGAGGCTAGTCACGCCCTTCCTGTCATTTCACTCGCCTTTACAGCCGTAGACCATGTTTTTGGATGGCCAGTATTCGATGCTAATAGATCAGACGATTGGGCACCCTTTTGCGTCTTAGCTGCTACCAAGATGCAGGACTTTCAGCACAAGGCGAGCCCGGCCATTGGCACGCAGCAGCTGGACTGGGATGAAATTCCCGCGTTGTTGACGAAATTCCTGCGAATGGCCCACACCATGAATCCCATTCTGGACTGCACCACTCTGATGAGATACGGGAGGGCTGTTGCTGAACTGGGCCCGCAGTGGGACTCTCGCACGTGCCTTGTGGTAAGCACTCTGCAATCTATTTCATCTTTATGCCAAACTGTAACTCTATGGCGTCTCCAAGCAGCTGATTAATGAGAAATGTAACGGTGAATAGCTTGTTGCCGCGGCGCTAGGCGCAATTTCTAGCCCCTTCAGTTCCTTTCCTGACACGGTAGAGAGTCTCTCGAGCTCCTCATCGCAACAAGGCGGCACTGCGTCTCGTCAAAAGGCTCAATCATATTACGAGTACGCCCGGAGGCGATTTGGTCTGCTGGGCATTAGCCTTACGTCATGTCATTGCTACTTCTTGTCAGGAGTATATCTTTTATACACTCTGCGTCCGATAGAAGCCTGGCAGGCGTTTTCTCAGGCGTCATCGCAGTACACTGTATACTTGAAATGCCTGGCCACGAGACGTGTTACACAAACAACAGATCCTATTGATAGCGACCAGATCCCTGACGAACATGACTGTCATGATGATCTGAGACATTGCCTCGAGCAGCGGCTCTATTGGAGCTGTGTCAAGTCTGAAAAGTTAGTCCCGTGTCAAATATACCAAAGAAGCATGAGTGTGATGATAACAGACTTGAAGTGACATGTGCAGCGAGGTCGAGCTGCCCAGATCTGCTTTGCACGCCCTCAATTTTCCCTACCAATTCCCTTCCCCTCCAACACCGAAAAGCGTCGACGGATTGGATGATCGTCAATACTTTGacacatcagcatcatcagccaCTACTGTTTCGTCAGTGTCTAGTCATACTGTTGATATACCGGATTTTAAAGAAATCCATGAGAACTCGTGGTTCAACTACCTTTCCGAGTTATCTCTCTCTAAGCTCTCAGTCCGCGTTGATCAGGCGTTTTACTCGGGACCCCCGTCTGCATGGGCGAGTATGGATATACTCGACATGATAAGCACGGCACGAACTTTTGAGAAGCAGATAGAGCAGTGGCAAGAGACTCTTCCAGGTACCATTTCTTGCTTCAACAAGCCACTGAACCTGCCGACAGTCAGTGAGTTTCAGTTGGCGCCTTGGTTGCGATCCGCGAATATCAAGCTGCGCGTCTATCGCCCATTCTTGTATCTCCTTGCACACGGCCAGGATCGAGACTGGTCGATCAATGAGTCACTGACACAGCTGGCAGAAAAGGCGGTACTAATCTGTCTTGATCCGCTGTTCAACCTTGGACTGAGACATAGACATGCTGGAGCGTGGCTTAGGTGCCGTGATACAGCCTGCCGCGCCATGATACTTGTCTGTGCGGCGCGAATTGGGCTCCTAAGCAGGATGGCACTTGAGCAACAAGCGCAGGAAGCACTAAAGATATGCATTGCACATATGCGCTATtgggaggcagaggcagaagacaTTCGCGTAGCTCGCCAAGCTCTTGAACGTATGATTTGAGAGTAGTACGCTACGTACACCAATGACGGCACTCATTCCACGTTCTGTTTCATTATTCTATTGGCCTTTGATGGAACACTATCTTACGTCTGACTAATTATGGCGGATCACTCATGCGCTTGGTCGCATCATTCAGCACGTCTTTAAGCAAGTATGCGCCTATCCAGTAATGGTTTCTTCATCATTTAGTTTAATAGGCCAATATGTATTACAAGGTGTTAGTATATGTCAATAGGAAGAGCCTGTCTTGGAACAACCAGAGCGGCCAAAGCTGGGGAAATTACAGGCTGGCAATTGCTGAACATGCTTTAGCAAAGAAGCAATGTTATGACCAAGTGCTTTGGCTATCAACATTGGCACGACGTCGCATATTGAGTTACTTGGAGAAAGAATGACAGACATGCTTGGAGAACGAAAGAGTGGCTGGGTGGAAACTGTTCAGGAATTAGTGTATAACGCATTTCGTGCGCCAATCGGTGGATATTGCGTTCGCCAGGATAGTTGGGCGATCGCTGAGGTGCAATAGTGAGCATCTTCATCTACAaacttttactatagaagacacttttactatagtagACAGTAGATATTCAAGGGCTCAGTTGTCCATTAGGATGAGCCTCCGCTCAATACTCAATACCACCTAACGTTAGGTGATGTTGCTAAGTGGCCTGTAGCGCTGATTGTGGATTGGCCAGCTTCAGCGAGACTAGGCAACATTTACACGGCAATTCGTGTGTTTCTCTCCCAATTCTCAGGTGTATATTCAACGGAGGACTCACGAAATTGTGAGAGCCAGTCGTCATTGTCTGCGATAGCTGGTCCCTAGTCTCATAATTCGTGACGGAGAATGGTATTAGTGCTCTTGCTTCCGATGCAATAAGATTGGAGGCATTGCTTTTGAGATTGTCAAGCAGTGCTCCCTTCCAATCCATCTTCAGCCCCTTGAGGAAATGGGTTTTGTCAAATGATCAGCACGCTCTTCCCAGCTTTTCATACTTGTGTAACAGAACCCGCATCTTGACGAGACATATATCCCTGAACTTTCCATGAATCAATATTGGGAAGATTTTAACGTGATAAtctattctttcttcatAGGTAGTAGCAGAACTAAGCAACCGAGATTGTTACGACATATTCTATCTACTGTGATCAAGGAACTGTGAGCTTCGCTGTTTTCTTTGACGCCCTTCCGCCAAAACCCCATCCGATCTGATGCGCAACATTGATCGTAACACCCAATTCGTCAGCCCACGCCCACACAAGTCCTGGGTTTTTCAAAAACATTCGGCCTGCAGCAATTAAATCCAGTGGCGTATCGCTAGCGTCCTGATCGCCGTTCTGGTTGCCATCAATAATCTTCTGCGCTTCCAGGCCCGTCTTGATGCTCCCCACTGAGCTTACTAGCATGGTATCTTTCACCGCCGCTTTAATTGCCTTTGCAAATGGTGCTTGATATCCTGGTCCGCCAATAACTTTCTGCTGTACATGATTTCCGCCACTTGACACATCCAGAACGTCGACTCCGCGTTGGGCCAGGAGCTTGGAAAACTGAACGCTTTCCTCTACGGTCCAGCTTGGACCGCCATTCCAGGTTGGGTTTGTATCGAGCCAGTCAGTCGCGCTGATTCGCACAAACAGGGGCATATCTGCAGGAATAATCTCCCTTGTTGCATCTACTATTTCAAGCGCCAAACGAGTGCGGTTCTCAAAGCTTCCTCCATATATATCCGTCCGTTTATTAACCGCTGGCGAAAGGAAGCTTGAGACCAAGTAACCATGAGCAAAATGTAGTTCAATTACATCGAACCCAGCGCGAAGTGCTCGGCGTACACCGGAAAGAAAATCGCTTTTGAACTGCGTAATCTCTGCCAGGCTTAGAGCTCGTGGTGTAGGATAGTGCTCGTTGAATGGCTCTTCACTGGGCCCTACCACGTTGGATGGCCAGCCGCCAACTTCCTCAGTAGCTGTAGCGCCAGAGCTGAGCCAAGGCGCAACTGTGGAAGCTTTGCGGCCTGCATGGCCAAGTTGAATCCCGATAAGAGCATTTTGGCTGTGTGCAAAGTCGACGTGCTTTTTCAAAGTGTCGATATGTGCGTCAAGCCAAATGCCAGAGTCCTCGGGAGTAATACGGCCATTAGCTTGCACAGAGGTAACTTCAAGCATAATCAGGCCAGGCTATGTATATGTCAGCCTATAAATTGCTAGGGACTCTCCAATAGAAGGCCTGACTTACACCGCGCTGGGCCATGCCGCCATAGTGGGCAATGTGCCAAGGTGTGTGGAAACCCTCGTGAGCGCTATACTGGCACATAGGGCTCACCCAAATACGATTTGGCATTTCTACACCACGAATTTTCAACGGTGTGAAAAGTTTGGGAACAGGGTTGCCGGATGATTGAGTGGCTGATGGACTGCCGGCAACGGGATCCTGCTCAGGTGTAAAGAATGGGACGTTCTTGGCAGCGACGTTTACAATAGGCGCGGCACACTTTGCGCTCTTTTCGAGGGCTGGGGTTCCAGACCGTGACACCTGGATGCCATGATGCGGATGAGAAATATGAGGATGAGAAAGACGTTGATTGAGGTATGCGGCCATCTTGTCTAGTTTCCGGATTCTAGGTTGATTTTGGGtagagacaaagacaaatCAAATTATTTATACACAATGAATGCTTGAAACGAAAGTATTCTTTAGacgaccagcagcagcaacttaTATATACAGCAACTCCATGGTTAATATGATAAACGAGACATATTGTGAGGTCATTGTTGTTCAACCCTACAGCAACAACACGGCACTTGCCGTAACGGGGCAGTGACGGCTTCCAGTGGATTCGGTAACTTCGGAACGTTAACCGATACCCTTTGCAGGGCTCGACATCAAGTTGGGCTGGAAGCTGTTGAAGGCCACTACTATGGGTGGAGTCTTTCGGCAGAGATACCGATAACACCGGGCTGGTTTGCCTGCAAACCCGACCTGCTTAAAAGTAACGAGGAAAGGCAGAAACGTGCTCCGTACAGTACTTAGAGGCCTAGTGCAATCAGACTAATTGGTAATGTTGAATTGAAGCCGCCTTGGCTCCTGTTCAGAATACTAAGCAAACTCGGGCAAACAACTAAACTCTACCTCTCTGAACGGCTAAATCTGTTAACATGGATAGTTGATAATTAAGGTAACTCATAGATAATTCAGTGATATAGAGACATAATTTGGAAGGCTTCAAAGCTGCAAAGGGTAAAGTTTGTAGCATGTGAATGGCAAATGTTAGAGTTGGGGTTTCCCTCAATGTCTCCACAGCAGAAGACATTAGGTGCAAAAGTGATATTATGTACGCTTCGTGGGATCAGAAGTCTGACAAATGCCAATTTTATATTACAAAAGCACTACAAATAGATATAAGCTTTCAAACATGCTTGTCAACCTTCAATTTAAGAATATGATCGAAGTAAAACTTAATTGGGAGGCGATCGGTATTCTCGGCGCCTCGCGCCGGTCGATTCTACGCAGTTGTTCCATATTTTTCAACTAACATTTGCCGCACTACGCCCTACGTCTTACGCCCCACACTTTTACGCCTGATCCAGGATTGGACATTTCGTTCTTCGCTTACTTTTAGATCCTTTGAACGAAAAATTGTCGGGCAATCGACAGGTTGGGTGTGCATTGATTGGAGGagacaagaagatgagaggaAATGGCACAGTAAACCGGGCAACACAGACACTCCCCACATCGAAGCCAAGAATACGGATTAAAAGTGATATCATTAGATATAGATTTAGATAATTTCTATGTCCGATCATTcccccttttgcttcttctatCTATCCTTTGCTCTTTCGGCAAGCCAAAGCGCAGGGAGATTAATACCAGAAGTAATATTTCAGATATAAGATAATGGCTTAGTTTTGTTGGACATCCTAATATTAGGAAAAACCAACATGCTTGGATTTCTGCCTCGTTGGGATATTGATAGTATGTAAGCACGATTCCTTTCCTGTCATTAGAGCACAGCCGAAACTAACTGCTTCGTGTTGTCAACATACCTTGAGTACTGGACTACCACTCTTCGCCGCCAATCAACATCCAGAGAGCGCCAGTCCCTTGCTGCTCTGTCTTATACAGTTTGATGATCCTCTCAGCCAAGAACCATACAAAACCGACATGGAAACCAAGATAGCGAATTGCGAGACGCACCAGGAGAAATATCCGAAAGCCATGCCGAAGTAAGGTCCAATTGGCGGAGCATTGTATTTCCTCCATAGACCGGACACGATCATAGAACGGTTTCGGTGTCGATGATACATCAGATTGTTAGTAATACGGAAGAATCACAGTCT
Proteins encoded:
- a CDS encoding uncharacterized protein (EggNog:ENOG41~TransMembrane:1 (i116-138o)), translating into MQDFQHKASPAIGTQQLDWDEIPALLTKFLRMAHTMNPILDCTTLMRYGRAVAELGPQWDSRTCLVLVAAALGAISSPFSSFPDTVESLSSSSSQQGGTASRQKAQSYYEYARRRFGLLGISLTSCHCYFLSGVYLLYTLRPIEAWQAFSQASSQYTVYLKCLATRRVTQTTDPIDSDQIPDEHDCHDDLRHCLEQRLYWSCVKSENDMCSEVELPRSALHALNFPYQFPSPPTPKSVDGLDDRQYFDTSASSATTVSSVSSHTVDIPDFKEIHENSWFNYLSELSLSKLSVRVDQAFYSGPPSAWASMDILDMISTARTFEKQIEQWQETLPGTISCFNKPLNLPTVSEFQLAPWLRSANIKLRVYRPFLYLLAHGQDRDWSINESLTQLAEKAVLICLDPLFNLGLRHRHAGAWLRCRDTACRAMILVCAARIGLLSRMALEQQAQEALKICIAHMRYWEAEAEDIRVARQALERMI
- a CDS encoding uncharacterized protein (EggNog:ENOG41), translating into MSVAPPSQGLGSNFNYFLADGGNAITGLNVEITFAEPLISTSNGFGFQLNGYAQELSGAPSTTPNWQQYVVFSQPGDRTLYGIIDNWEGTVPDGTYAQIINDESTITTLPKANQIPAGASINIVPTFNSKNVITGVTYVYTPPGGQAVSTSVTLTDLDVYGTNDRITSAYESPISALTLNIVGDYDGNDGVFSSGSGTIVYTAAQPLTVLTTEPSYTAFQDGTGETANTVYGELPVSDSTTITQTWGISAEGSPFIGPAVGHKLPIPPSARQKKKGQN
- a CDS encoding uncharacterized protein (EggNog:ENOG41~TransMembrane:1 (i271-293o)) — its product is MDRQRNDTGWTPPRRDGTSPSLPSTVDGSRNRNLGSDRRRRAAIACRVCRARKVKCSNEKPSCAGCVRLGCECVYPKPPRNGLQPSNESNSEVIGLLHDILQRLPPAQKHEREASHALPVISLAFTAVDHVFGWPVFDANRSDDWAPFCVLAATKMQDFQHKASPAIGTQQLDWDEIPALLTKFLRMAHTMNPILDCTTLMRYGRAVAELGPQWDSRTCLVLVAAALGAISSPFSSFPDTVESLSSSSSQQGGTASRQKAQSYYEYARRRFGLLGISLTSCHCYFLSGVYLLYTLRPIEAWQAFSQASSQYTVYLKCLATRRVTQTTDPIDSDQIPDEHDCHDDLRHCLEQRLYWSCVKSENDMCSEVELPRSALHALNFPYQFPSPPTPKSVDGLDDRQYFDTSASSATTVSSVSSHTVDIPDFKEIHENSWFNYLSELSLSKLSVRVDQAFYSGPPSAWASMDILDMISTARTFEKQIEQWQETLPGTISCFNKPLNLPTVSEFQLAPWLRSANIKLRVYRPFLYLLAHGQDRDWSINESLTQLAEKAVLICLDPLFNLGLRHRHAGAWLRCRDTACRAMILVCAARIGLLSRMALEQQAQEALKICIAHMRYWEAEAEDIRVARQALERMI